In Candidatus Bathyarchaeota archaeon, the sequence TCCAATATCGCCAGTGCAAGCGTTCACCACCTTATAGTGCAGCCCTAACGCTTGATACAGTTCTTCCGCGTTCTGTTGCAGTTCTTCGTGAAAATTCCACGAGTCGCTAGGAAGGCAGAAGATAAACTGCTCCACTTTGTTGAACTGATGCATCCTAAACAACCCTTTAGTATATTTACCGTGGGTACCTACCTCTTTTCTAAAGCATGAACTCACACCAACCAGTTTTATTGGCAAATCGTCTTTGAGCAGAACTTCATTCATAAATATGGCTGCTAAGGGATGTTCGGCTGTGGCAATCATGTACAAGTCTTCGTTTTCAACCTTATACATGACATTTTTAAAATCTGCCAAGTCGGTTACGCCTTCGTAAGGTTTTCGCCTCAGCATAAAAGGTGGCTCGATAAGTTGGTATCCTTTTTTAACCATGAAGTCGATGGCAATCCGCTGCAGAGCCAAGTCTAGAAGCACTAAGTCTCCTTTGAGGTAGAAGAAGCCGTGGCCTGCAACTTTGGCGCCTCTTTCGTCGTCAATCAAGCCTAAAGTCTGTGCAATTTCTAGGTGGTTTTTTGGTTTGAAATCAAATTTTGGAGGCTTGCCCCACACCTTGACCTCTTCATTATCATTTTCGTCTTTTCCAATGAGCACAGATTCGTGTAAAAGGTTGGGCAGTCTCATTAGAACGTAGTTGGCGTTTTGTCTGTGTTTCTCCACTTGCTTCTCTAAAACAACAATTTCAGCGTCCAGCTTGCGACCTTTTTCAATCCGCTTCTCGACTGGCTTTCCAGCCTTTTTCCAAGCACCTATCTCATTCGTAACTTTTCGCCTTTCATGCCGAAGTTCGTTAGCCTTTGTCAAAAGCCGACGCCACTCGCGGTCATGGTTAATTAAGTCATCTAGCATTTGAAGTTTCTCGGCGTCGCCTCGCTTCTTTAAATTTTGTCTCACAATTTCTGGGTGTTCACGAATTAGTTTAATGTCCAACAAAGTCATTCAACGTTCCTACGTGGAAATCAGTTATTTAGCTTTATGTAGCTACTTTTCGCAACTAAATAACTTTTTTTACTAGCATTTTCTGAAGATAGGAGGTGTCTTACTACTCCCAAAATCAGCAAGCTCTATTAAGGTCGTAATGCGCGATCGATTTCTATAGTTCTCTCAAAGATCAAGTCAAAGACTATGGCTGTAACGCTTCCGATATATTGGCAACATTTTGCCTCCCAAAGCTTTCCGTCCGTATATTTCCTTCGACCTGCTTCTGTGGTGAAATCACACCCAGTTAATTCTCTGCACGTTACATAGCCAAATTCCCCTTCAAATTGCTCAAGAAGCTCGAACGCAAACCAATAAGGATTTATTTTCTGTTTTCTTACATTATCTCTTCCAAATTTAAGCCCCAGAGCAATAATACCTCCACTTATGGCACCACATACTAACCCACGACCACCCATACCTGCGCCAAACCCCGTTGCAACTTTCGGGATCAACTCATTCCTGATTTCTAAACAGTCGCTGATCGCCAGCAAAACAGATTCGGAGCACAAAAAACCCTTTGCAGCATAAAATTTAGCCAACTCAACAACTTTATCCCTGCACATCAAATTAATCACCTAAATGATTTCGCAGTTCTTTACATATTAGACCTTTCAAAGTAAAAAAAGGATGCTTAGTAATATCTTTACTAGAAAAGCTCATATGATGCTCTTCGTTGAACCAAATGATAATACATTTAAAGTCAAGTGTTAGAGGATAAACGAGGGTCTGTAGCTTGGTAAAATTCTCTAGAAATTTAATTCTCT encodes:
- a CDS encoding C-GCAxxG-C-C family protein, whose product is MCRDKVVELAKFYAAKGFLCSESVLLAISDCLEIRNELIPKVATGFGAGMGGRGLVCGAISGGIIALGLKFGRDNVRKQKINPYWFAFELLEQFEGEFGYVTCRELTGCDFTTEAGRRKYTDGKLWEAKCCQYIGSVTAIVFDLIFERTIEIDRALRP
- the serS gene encoding serine--tRNA ligase, with product MLDIKLIREHPEIVRQNLKKRGDAEKLQMLDDLINHDREWRRLLTKANELRHERRKVTNEIGAWKKAGKPVEKRIEKGRKLDAEIVVLEKQVEKHRQNANYVLMRLPNLLHESVLIGKDENDNEEVKVWGKPPKFDFKPKNHLEIAQTLGLIDDERGAKVAGHGFFYLKGDLVLLDLALQRIAIDFMVKKGYQLIEPPFMLRRKPYEGVTDLADFKNVMYKVENEDLYMIATAEHPLAAIFMNEVLLKDDLPIKLVGVSSCFRKEVGTHGKYTKGLFRMHQFNKVEQFIFCLPSDSWNFHEELQQNAEELYQALGLHYKVVNACTGDIGTVAAKKYDINVWMADGVYREVGSNSNCTDYQARRLNIRYREKEGQAPKGFVHTINNTALATSRTMLAILEQYQQKDGTVLIPEALTKYINGLEKLELH